Within the Polaribacter pectinis genome, the region TTCCATTACTCACGAATGGCAAGGAAAAGGTGGTTGTTTGCAATTACACGAACAATTAGGAGGTAGGTTTCAAGATTGGGCAAAAATAACGCCACGTCATCAATCTTTTATAGATGCTATTTTACAATCAACATGTCATATAGTAACTACAGCGAGAAGAAAAATAGATTACTCTTTAGATACTGGTTCTAATGGAAGAACTAAAGTAATTAAACACGGTACAAAAGAGATTACAAGAGAAGGATTTGAGTATGAACTTACAGTAAATTTTGAACTTGTTAATGATAAACATTTAGCAAAAGCATCTAAAGATAGAACAGGTCTATTCATGGATAAACCAGAGATTATAATTACTAAAGGAGTTGGTAAAATGTTAATTCAATGGTGTAATCAAGGTGTATCCATAGAAGAAGCTAAAAAAGAAATAGCAGAATGTACAACTATAGAAGGATTGAGACATTTATATCAAAAATATTCTGGACTTAAAAAAGAATTAAACTCAACTATCTTGAATCGGAAACAAGAAATTGAAACGATGAAATCTATGATTATAGAACAAAAAGAAATTATTCAACCTAATAAAATATCAGAAAATGGAATTAATAGCTAATCATCAAGTAGAAGATATCATTCAAGAAACGAATACAATAATCCAGAAATCTTCAAGTAAATTTATTGAAGCAAATACAAAAGAAGTCAGTTTAGAACATTTACAAAATGAATGTATAATACCTGTTTTTGCTAAAGATAATGAATGTACAATTTCACATTATGAATTCATTGATGCTACAAAAGAAATAGCAAAAAACTATTTTAAAGTAAATTCAATAAATCCATCTATTAGAATATCTCATCAAATAAAAGGTAGGATTCCTTCAGCAATAGGTAAACCTGTGAAAGAATTGTTAGAACACGAGAAAACTACTTATTATGAAAGAATGGCTTTTATGATAGAAATTCCTAATAAACAGATTGTTGTTAATAATCAGATATTAAATTTATCAGTAGGAGGTGTAAGAGCCTACAATCAAGAGAACCTGTTTTCTAAAAAATCTATTGAAAAGTTTAAAGTATTCATCGGGTTTAAAAATACGGTTTGCACAAATTTATGCGTTGCAACAGATGGTTTAAATTCAGAAATAAGAGTTAGTAGCATTCAAGAACTACAAGAAGCTATTCATAACCTAATAAATAACTATAATCAAGATAGGCATCTTGGTAATATGGAGAAATTAAGTAAATACTCATTTAGTGAAAAACAATTTGCGCATTTTGTTGGTAAAATGAGGATGTACCACTTTTTATCTAAAATTGAGAAACAAGGAAAGTTTCCAATACAATTGACAGATTCACAAATTGGCTCTGTAGTAAAAGACTATTTCAATGATGAAAACTTTAGAAGATCAGATAATCAGATAAGTTTATGGAATGTTTATAATTTATTCACAGAAGCTAACAAGAGTTCATATATAGATAATAATTTGGAGAGAAATGTAAATGCGTATGAGTTTATACAAAGCATAGGTAATTCAATAGAAAATAGAATTCCAAATTGGTATCTGCATCATTAATATTATAGCTATTTGGGATAATATTTAAATTTAAATAACTTAAAAATGACTGATGAAGAAATAGCTGAATTAATGAAATATAGCTCTCCTAATGAACTTTACATTGTAAATGGAAATGGTAAGTTAGAATGCTTGAAATGCCCTTTTAGGGTTAAATTAAAGTATAATATTGGAGAGTTGTATAAAGATGATGTTGTACTTGTAAATAAAGTAAAAATTACCAAAGACTTACAATCTGTTTATGTCATCAGGAATAAAGCTTATTATAGTCAGCATTTTATAATTATTTAAATTAACAAAGGAGTCTATGTTGTATTTTGGATATTCAAGCTTTTGAGACTTTTCCTCCTATATAATTAAAGAAATACTTAAAAAGATAGCTAAATTATGCACAACATATTCAATTATTATATGTTGTGTATTTTTATAGAAAAAACTTGTCAAACTTGTCAAGTCAACTTATCAACTTTTAACTATGAATAAAATATTAGATTTTATTGACATTTTAGATTCTGATAGATATTTAAGTGTACAAAATTTATTTAAATATTATGATATTAGAATAAACAAAGAAAAATCTTTTTTTAGCAAACCTATTTTAGATGAATTTTCAATTCTATATGGGGGTCTAAATACAGAAACAGGAATAAATGAAGAACATAAAGAGTATTTTTTTAAAGATTATTTAATTCCAAAAATAGAATATTTAAGTATAAATTTTATGTCTCATTATAAAGAACAATTTGAGATATTAAAACTTTCAAATGGAAATTTAGAATTGTGCTACCAGCAAAAAACAAATGAACTTTTATCATATTTTGAGCTAATAGAAAGTATAACTCATTTAAATAAAGAAATTAAAGATTTGGTATTTAAAGAGTTTGAAATATGTCTTGAAGAAATACAAAAAACTAATTATAAAGAAGATGTATATCGTGGAGATAAAATAAATTTTAGAATTTCTTCTTATGATGTTTTAGCTTTATTCTATATTCTTCGTCAAAATGAAATCATTAAATGGACTGATTTTCCAGAATTAAAAATACTAATTGAGAATAATTGTAGATTTTTTGATAAAGTAACTAAAACTTATGAAAATTTTGAAATCAATAGAAGGACTTTATATGGTTTTAAAAATGGAGATAAAGGTATTGCCAAAGCTTTAAATAGATTAAAAGATAAGTTCCAAGAAGCTGATTTTTTTGAATTAAAATAGCTAATTTAACTAACGGGGGACATCGCTTTGTCCCATATAAAAACTTAAAATCCATCGTAACTTTGCAGTAGCAACAGTAAGTTCTGTGTTAATGTAAATTGTCGCTCTAAAAATGCAAAAGCGAATATCAAATTAGAACTTTCCTTGCTAAAACATTTAAAATAATTAAAAAATTCAAAAAAATGATTTTAGAGAGAGAAACTCCTTTTTGGAGGAATGATGATAAAGGGAATATAAAAATAGTTAATTCAGAATTATTAAAGTTTTTAGCGGATAATGGATTTGTAAGAATAAAATTAGCAGATGCTAACCATATATTAGTTAAAAATAATAATAATCGAATTAGAATAACTTCAGAAGCTGAAATGATTGCTTTTGTTGGGGATTATCTTAAAAAGATAAAAGAAAATAAAGTCTACGAGATGTTTGTTAGTAGTGTAGGTAACTTAATAAACAACAAAAAACTAAGCTTTTTACCAGTTGATGAGCTACCAAGAGATAGGGATAGAAAAGATTCAGGTATTTTTTACTATCAAAATTGCTATAGTGTAATTTCTGAAGATGGAATTGAAGTTAAAGAATATAGCGAATTGCCCTATGTAATTTGGGAAAGCAGAATAATAAAGCACGATTACGTTCAGGACAAAGATAAGTCAATTGGTCAGTTTCAACAGTTTTGTTTTAATATCTCAAAAAAAGATGAAAACAGATTTTTATCACTAAAAACAATTTTAGGCTATTTACTCCATCGATGTAAAATAAAAGATGAGGCAAAAGCAATAATACTATATGATGAAAATATGGTGTTAAATGATAAGACAAATGGAGGTACTGGGAAAACGTTACTATCTATTGCTTTATCCAAAGTTAGAGATTTAGAATTGTTTGATGGTAAATCAATAAAAAATGATAGTTGGTTTAAAAATCAAAGAATAAACTTAACAACTGACATCATAACATATGACGATTTGAACAAGACTACAAGTTTGGAATTGTTTTATTCTATGATAACTACAGGTGTCGAAGTGGAGAAAAAAAGAAAAGATGCGTTTTATATTAAACACGAAGATTCTCCAAAAATAATAATTACTTCAAATTATCCAGTAAAAGGTCCTGGAGGTTCTTCAGATTTAAGAAGAAGATTTGAATTTGAAGTGGCTAATTATTATGACGAAGAATTTACTCCAGAAAAAGAATTTGGTAACATGTTTTTTAACGAAGATTGGGGAATTGAAGAATGGCAGAAGTTCTATCACTTTTTAATGGAATGTTTAACTTCTTATTTGAAGTATGGTTTAGTGAAAGCAACACCGATCAATTATAATCAAAAGAAATTAGAAATGAATACATCAAAAGAATTTCTTGAGTTTGCAGATGATTTTTTAGATTTTAATTTTTGGGATGATAAAAGAGAAGCGGAAGCACTTTTTAAAGAATGTTATCCAGAAGAAACAATATCTCCACATAGATTCAATAAGTGGTTAAAAGAGTATTGTTTTGAGAACGATGCAGAATTAGAAACAAAGTCAACAGGAAGTAATTACTTATTTAAAATGACTAAAAATGTAAAAGGAGATGAAGAAGATTGTGTACAAAGTAACAAATAAAGAAACAAAAGAAATTTATGTTGGAGTAACAACTAAATCTTTAAAAGAGAGAAAAAAAGACCATTTAAAAAAATCAAAAAGAGGTAAAAGCTATACATTTCAGAATGCTATTTCTACTTATGGGGAAGAAGCTTTTAAGTGGGAACAGATTGATACAGCTGTCACAACAGATGAATTAGCTAAAAAAGAAAAAGAATATATTTTAGAGTATAATTCAAAAGAAGAAGGCTATAATTCTGATAGTGGAGGTGGAATTCAAAAAACGGTATACCAATATGATATTATAACAGGATCTTTAATAGATAAGTACTCTAATTTAACCAATGCAGGGGCTATAATTGGTTTGAATAAGCAAGACCTGTCAAAGGTTTGTTTGAGTGTTAATAAAGTCAGTAAAGGCTTTTATTGGACTTATGATTTTGTAGATAATTTTATTCCTTTAAAGGATTGTAGAAAAAAGACAGTTTATCAATTTTCTTTACAAGGTGAATTTATAGTGGAATTTGAATCTATATCTGAAGCTTCAAAAATAACTGGTTGTAATAAATGTTGTATTGCTAAAGTTTGCAGAGGTGAACGGAAAAGTAGTGGAGGTTTTTATTGGTGTTTTGATTAATAAAAAGAGGTGTAAAAGCCTCTTTTTGTAATTTTAAAACTGATTATCTTTAAAAATCTTTCCAAAATAATTTTATTATTCCTACTTTGTCAAATTAATAAATGATAGTTTTAGAAAGTGAAGCAAATATTAAAATTTACTGTTGATAGCGCATTACTCAAAGAGTTAGGCGAGAAGTTGGTGGAAACTGTACATTTAGCATTATCTGAATTAGTAAAGAATTCATATGATGCTGATGCTACGGAAGTTGAAATTATTTTTGAAAGTGATTCTGAAGGAAATGACTTGATTAAGATTGTTGATAACGGTGTGGGAATGAACTTTGAGGCAGTAAAAAATTACTGGATGAGGATTGCCACAACTAACAAGCGAGAGTCTAATCAGTCTAAAGTATATGGGAGATACCTCACAGGAGCTAAAGGTGTTGGGAGATTTTCCTGTAGAAGATTAGGACAAAAACTAACTTTAATAACAAATGGTACATCATCTGGAAATAAGTTGGGATTACAGAAAGAAATTCAAAGAACAGAAGTTGTTTTCCCTTGGACTGAATTTGAGTCAGGTTCTGATGTTACTACAATAGAATGCGTTGGAGAAGAGACAATCATAAAAGAAGGTTATACGGGAACAACTTTAATAATTGAAGGAATTTCTGACGAATGGAATCATAGAGGTTTTAATTGGTTAAAAAGGCAATTAGCTGTTTTAACTGCAAATAGAGGTGTTCATAGAGATGGTTTTAAAGAAGATAAGGGGTTTTTAATAATGTTAACAGCACCGGATTTCAACGAAGATATCATTGATTTAAGAGAGGATTTGTTAAATGCTGGTTGGGGTACGTTAACAGCATTTATAAATAAAAATAATCAAGCAGTTTGCGAGCTAAACGCTTTAGGTATAGGAAAACGTAAAATTGTATCTGATTTTAAATTCAAAAGTTTAAGAGATATTTCTCTGAAATTAGGTATAATGCTAGTTGAAAGAGCGGAGATGAGAGACGTGAGTATTCTTTCAAAACAAAATTTAGTTCCTTTAGTAAGAGATTGGGGTGGGGTACAAATAAAGTACAGAAATTTTAGAGTTGCTGATTACGGTGATGTAGATTGGTTGGATTTAGATAAAGATAGAGCAAGAAGATTAGCTTCTCCAAAAGATCAATTATTAGATTTTGCAGATGCTTTAAAAGGTGTGGAAGCTGATAGGTCATTACTGAATATGCTTTCAATGAAAAACTATATTGGTGATGTAAAAATTGGAGAGAGGGCAACGGGATTTGAAATGAAAGCTAGTAGAGAGGGGTTTGTCGAATCTGAGGCTACACTAGAACTAAAAAAATTTGTGCGTTTTGCTATTGATTGGTCTACAATCTTGAGAGATTATCATAAGAGACAAGAGTCTTTAAAAGTAGCATTCAGAGCTAGAGAAGAATTCGAGAATTTTGTAGCTGAAGATATTTCAAAAAATAGAATTGTTGATTCCGCATTAGGTTATATTGGTAAACAAATTAATACGGTTGCAGATAAATTAGAGCCAGAAGAAAGGAAACAACTTGAAGAGGTCTATTTTAAAGCAACTGAAGCAATTAAAAGCCATAATGATTCTATAAATTATGAATTAGCACATTTAAGGCTAATAGCTTCAACATCTACTTTGTTGCTTGTGTTTTCACATGAAGTAAAATCTTTATTGGGTTTGTTGGCACAAAATAAAACAGCAATATTGAATGTCGCTAAAAAACTAAATGATTCAAGTAAAAAGGAATTAGTAAGTATTTCAAATGATTTTTCAGATTTAAACGATCGTTTAGAAGAGTTATTAGAAATGACTTCTTTAGTAAGTAGTAACAAGAAAAAATATAAAAGGGGAAGAGTAGCATTAAAACCTAAAATAATAAAAATCGAAAAAGTATTAGGACTAATATTAGGAAAGTATGAAATTAAGATTAATTATGACAGTATTAAACCTAATATTATTTTTAAAAACATACTTGAAGCTGAAGTTTACTCTATTTTTCTAAATATTATTTCTAACTCTATAAAATCGATAATAGCAAAAGGAGGCAAGAAGAGGGAGATAGAAATTAATGCATCTGTAGAGGATGGGTTTGTTAAAATTAATATATTGGATTCAGGAATTGGACTTTCAGAAGATAAGTTTGAAGAGGTGTTTATTCCATTTATAGCAGATCCTGAAGGGAAATTATATGAAAATTTAGAGAATAAAATTAACCCTGGAGACAATATGATTATTGGTTCGGGATCAGGTTTAGGGTTAGGTATTGTAAAAGAAATTGTTATTAATAATGAAGGCTTCGTAAAGTTTATAAAACCAAGAAATGGTTGGTCTTCAGAAATAGAAATGTATTTAAAATAATGAAGTTTATTTGGATTGACGATGAGAGCAAAAGGAAGAAAAGTTCCGATAATTTAAGAACATCTTTAAGATTTGAAGGTGAAAAAGAAGTAACTATAGATTTTATTGATGTCTTTAAAAAAGACATTGATAATATTCTTTTAGAGGTGCTAAAAGGAGACGAGCCAGATTTAGTGATTTTAGATCATGGGCTTACAAATGCTGAAACAAACACATTAAAAAAAGGGTCCACAGTTAGTGTTTTTTTAAGAGAAACTTGGAGGAATTGTCCTGTGATTTGTGTAACATCATCTGATATTGAAGAGTTAGATTCAAGAATTAAATCAACATATGATTTAATAATACCTGATAACCATATAGATGATAATTTAGGAAATATTATTAGTATCGTTAGAGGGTTTAGTTCACTAAAATCAAACCCTCCAGAAAACACAAACGATTTAGTGAAATTCTTTAATGTTCCTAAAGATTTAGAACAAGATTTTCTTAAAATACTTCCTCATAATATTAAAACTGACTTTTCAATCTCTGGTTATGTATCCGAACTCTATCAATGGTGTAGAGATGTGTTCTTTATTAGACCTGGTTTTTTATATGATAGGATATGGTCATCAACTTTTTTAGGACTTAATGAGCAAGGATTTGATTCAGTAGAACCAAAATTTGAAAAGGC harbors:
- a CDS encoding AAA family ATPase; this encodes MQLQKAQRHQVKLRLGLSGASGFGKTYSALLLAYGITEDWTKVAVIDTENNSASLYSHLGKFNVVSLNQPYSPERYIEAIRLCEKEQMEVIIIDSITHEWQGKGGCLQLHEQLGGRFQDWAKITPRHQSFIDAILQSTCHIVTTARRKIDYSLDTGSNGRTKVIKHGTKEITREGFEYELTVNFELVNDKHLAKASKDRTGLFMDKPEIIITKGVGKMLIQWCNQGVSIEEAKKEIAECTTIEGLRHLYQKYSGLKKELNSTILNRKQEIETMKSMIIEQKEIIQPNKISENGINS
- a CDS encoding DUF3871 family protein, with translation MELIANHQVEDIIQETNTIIQKSSSKFIEANTKEVSLEHLQNECIIPVFAKDNECTISHYEFIDATKEIAKNYFKVNSINPSIRISHQIKGRIPSAIGKPVKELLEHEKTTYYERMAFMIEIPNKQIVVNNQILNLSVGGVRAYNQENLFSKKSIEKFKVFIGFKNTVCTNLCVATDGLNSEIRVSSIQELQEAIHNLINNYNQDRHLGNMEKLSKYSFSEKQFAHFVGKMRMYHFLSKIEKQGKFPIQLTDSQIGSVVKDYFNDENFRRSDNQISLWNVYNLFTEANKSSYIDNNLERNVNAYEFIQSIGNSIENRIPNWYLHH
- a CDS encoding primase-helicase family protein, encoding MILERETPFWRNDDKGNIKIVNSELLKFLADNGFVRIKLADANHILVKNNNNRIRITSEAEMIAFVGDYLKKIKENKVYEMFVSSVGNLINNKKLSFLPVDELPRDRDRKDSGIFYYQNCYSVISEDGIEVKEYSELPYVIWESRIIKHDYVQDKDKSIGQFQQFCFNISKKDENRFLSLKTILGYLLHRCKIKDEAKAIILYDENMVLNDKTNGGTGKTLLSIALSKVRDLELFDGKSIKNDSWFKNQRINLTTDIITYDDLNKTTSLELFYSMITTGVEVEKKRKDAFYIKHEDSPKIIITSNYPVKGPGGSSDLRRRFEFEVANYYDEEFTPEKEFGNMFFNEDWGIEEWQKFYHFLMECLTSYLKYGLVKATPINYNQKKLEMNTSKEFLEFADDFLDFNFWDDKREAEALFKECYPEETISPHRFNKWLKEYCFENDAELETKSTGSNYLFKMTKNVKGDEEDCVQSNK
- a CDS encoding NUMOD1 domain-containing DNA-binding protein; the protein is MKKIVYKVTNKETKEIYVGVTTKSLKERKKDHLKKSKRGKSYTFQNAISTYGEEAFKWEQIDTAVTTDELAKKEKEYILEYNSKEEGYNSDSGGGIQKTVYQYDIITGSLIDKYSNLTNAGAIIGLNKQDLSKVCLSVNKVSKGFYWTYDFVDNFIPLKDCRKKTVYQFSLQGEFIVEFESISEASKITGCNKCCIAKVCRGERKSSGGFYWCFD
- a CDS encoding ATP-binding protein; the encoded protein is MKQILKFTVDSALLKELGEKLVETVHLALSELVKNSYDADATEVEIIFESDSEGNDLIKIVDNGVGMNFEAVKNYWMRIATTNKRESNQSKVYGRYLTGAKGVGRFSCRRLGQKLTLITNGTSSGNKLGLQKEIQRTEVVFPWTEFESGSDVTTIECVGEETIIKEGYTGTTLIIEGISDEWNHRGFNWLKRQLAVLTANRGVHRDGFKEDKGFLIMLTAPDFNEDIIDLREDLLNAGWGTLTAFINKNNQAVCELNALGIGKRKIVSDFKFKSLRDISLKLGIMLVERAEMRDVSILSKQNLVPLVRDWGGVQIKYRNFRVADYGDVDWLDLDKDRARRLASPKDQLLDFADALKGVEADRSLLNMLSMKNYIGDVKIGERATGFEMKASREGFVESEATLELKKFVRFAIDWSTILRDYHKRQESLKVAFRAREEFENFVAEDISKNRIVDSALGYIGKQINTVADKLEPEERKQLEEVYFKATEAIKSHNDSINYELAHLRLIASTSTLLLVFSHEVKSLLGLLAQNKTAILNVAKKLNDSSKKELVSISNDFSDLNDRLEELLEMTSLVSSNKKKYKRGRVALKPKIIKIEKVLGLILGKYEIKINYDSIKPNIIFKNILEAEVYSIFLNIISNSIKSIIAKGGKKREIEINASVEDGFVKINILDSGIGLSEDKFEEVFIPFIADPEGKLYENLENKINPGDNMIIGSGSGLGLGIVKEIVINNEGFVKFIKPRNGWSSEIEMYLK